The genomic interval CTCGGCGCCTGCACGGTGTCTGGCGTGTCCGAGAACGCCACCACGCCGACCTTCACGAGACTCGGCAGCTTGTTGAGGAAGGTGTGGGCCGCGTTCTGCGCCGCGGTGAGCCTGTCCGGCTGAACATCGTCCGCCTCCATCGAGAGCGAGTGGTCGGTGACCATCATCACCGAGGCGCGGCCAACCGGCACGGCCACGGTGCGCTGCGGCTTGGCGAGCGCGAGCGAGAGCAACGCAAGCGCCGCGAGCGCGAGCGCCGCGGGCACGTGCCGGCGCCAGGACGGCCCGGCGGCGGCCGCCGCCAGCTTGAGGTTGCGCACAGCGGTGAAGCGAACGGCGTAGCGCCGCGCGCGCCGCCGACGCGCGTACTGCGCGGCCACGAGCAGCGGCAGCGCCAGCAGCGCGAGCAGCCAGATCGGGCTCGCGAAGCTCAACGCAGCCTCCGGCCGAGCTGGCGCAGCCAGTCGCCGTCGGTGGACACCACCACGTGCTCCACCTGCAGGCGGCGCAGCTCGCGCGCCACTCGCGC from Thermoleophilaceae bacterium carries:
- a CDS encoding BatA domain-containing protein — its product is MSFASPIWLLALLALPLLVAAQYARRRRARRYAVRFTAVRNLKLAAAAAGPSWRRHVPAALALAALALLSLALAKPQRTVAVPVGRASVMMVTDHSLSMEADDVQPDRLTAAQNAAHTFLNKLPSLVKVGVVAFSDTPDTVQAP